One window of the Candidatus Jettenia sp. genome contains the following:
- the rnk gene encoding nucleoside diphosphate kinase regulator produces the protein MKQREIFITKFDKDRLDELIEVAETFGGHSRQDLQDLQKELERARIISSKEVPSNVVTMNSRVLLHDTDTSEEMTYTLVFPKDADIESGSISVLAPIGTAILGYREGDIIEWKVPSGQRSISIKKILYQPEAAGDFHL, from the coding sequence ATGAAACAAAGAGAGATCTTTATTACAAAATTCGACAAGGATCGACTTGACGAACTCATCGAGGTTGCTGAAACCTTCGGGGGCCACAGCAGACAAGATTTACAGGATTTGCAAAAAGAGCTGGAACGTGCCAGGATTATATCTTCCAAAGAGGTGCCATCCAACGTAGTTACCATGAATTCAAGGGTTCTTCTTCACGACACTGATACGTCTGAAGAAATGACTTATACCCTGGTTTTTCCAAAAGATGCGGATATTGAATCTGGGTCAATTTCAGTTCTTGCCCCCATTGGGACGGCAATCCTGGGCTACAGAGAAGGAGATATTATCGAATGGAAGGTTCCGTCCGGGCAGAGAAGCATTTCCATAAAGAAAATACTTTACCAGCCAGAGGCAGCAGGAGATTTCCACTTGTAG
- a CDS encoding MgtC/SapB family protein, with translation MEALLKELATELPDTAQIARVAIRLAAAAILGAVIGIQRESAGKAAGLRTHMLVALGASLFVLISLEFGMSSSDLSRVIQGLATGIGFIGGGAILKLTKEREITGLTTAAGIWLTAAVGVAVGVGRWWLATLSVVLTWIILTAIGKIEFRNKKR, from the coding sequence ATGGAAGCCCTTCTGAAAGAACTAGCTACCGAATTGCCGGACACAGCGCAAATAGCTCGCGTAGCCATCCGGCTGGCAGCTGCTGCAATATTGGGCGCGGTAATAGGAATCCAGCGTGAGAGCGCGGGCAAAGCGGCAGGCTTACGAACGCATATGCTGGTCGCTCTGGGAGCGTCCCTCTTCGTGCTTATTTCCTTAGAGTTCGGGATGTCTTCGAGCGATTTATCACGCGTAATTCAAGGGCTTGCCACCGGTATTGGTTTTATTGGAGGGGGAGCCATTCTCAAGCTGACCAAGGAACGTGAGATTACAGGGTTAACAACGGCGGCTGGTATCTGGCTGACAGCGGCAGTCGGCGTAGCTGTAGGGGTGGGCCGCTGGTGGTTGGCGACGTTGAGTGTCGTTCTGACATGGATCATTCTCACAGCCATTGGCAAAATTGAATTTCGGAACAAGAAAAGATAA
- a CDS encoding sodium:alanine symporter family protein, which translates to MEKLIEVIHGINTFIWGLPMVVTIVGIGLFLTVLSRFIQIRKFMRMWRETFIRTFRKESSGEGDISPFQALNVAMGGTVGVGNIAGVATAIAAGGPGAIFWMWISGIVGMGTKFFEVALGIHYRTREPGGPMIGGPMMYISRGMGFRWRWLAFAFALFGALAAFGIGNMVQANSVAEGLRYFNIPSWITGIGLLVFVGLVTIGGIKRIAHVAMFCVPVMCVLYMLGAAAIIIWKINYIPSVLAMIIHDAFHPRAAIGGFAGATIMQAIRYGISRGTFSNEAGLGSAPIAHATAKTDHPIRQAFWGMMEVFVDTIIMCSATALVIILTGAWSSGETGASLTIHGFSSLFGLKFGSALVAFCMVLTAYDTNIAWCFYGETCAAYLLGHGRIVRYAYRFLWLPFVLIGALMKLDAVWGIADILNGLMAVPNLIALIVLAPLVVKLIHNFEHNLPVSRTFPLQKTLGRD; encoded by the coding sequence ATGGAAAAATTAATAGAAGTAATTCATGGAATAAATACCTTCATCTGGGGTCTTCCGATGGTGGTTACCATTGTTGGAATAGGACTCTTTTTAACCGTTTTGAGCCGTTTTATTCAGATACGAAAATTTATGCGGATGTGGCGTGAAACGTTTATAAGGACGTTCCGCAAGGAATCGTCAGGCGAAGGTGATATTAGCCCATTTCAGGCATTAAACGTTGCGATGGGAGGAACGGTAGGGGTTGGAAACATTGCTGGAGTGGCCACAGCAATTGCCGCAGGAGGACCCGGTGCAATCTTCTGGATGTGGATTTCCGGAATTGTAGGAATGGGAACCAAATTCTTTGAAGTAGCCCTCGGTATTCATTACAGAACAAGGGAACCGGGTGGGCCAATGATCGGCGGTCCTATGATGTACATCAGCCGGGGTATGGGATTCCGATGGAGATGGCTCGCTTTTGCTTTTGCATTATTTGGTGCACTGGCAGCTTTTGGGATAGGGAATATGGTCCAGGCAAATTCTGTAGCAGAAGGATTACGATACTTCAATATCCCTTCCTGGATAACCGGCATTGGATTACTGGTTTTCGTAGGGTTGGTAACTATTGGAGGTATAAAGAGAATTGCACATGTGGCAATGTTCTGTGTGCCGGTTATGTGTGTCCTGTATATGCTCGGTGCTGCCGCAATTATTATCTGGAAAATAAACTATATACCTTCGGTACTGGCTATGATTATCCACGATGCATTCCATCCGAGAGCTGCAATCGGAGGGTTTGCCGGCGCAACGATCATGCAGGCGATTCGCTATGGAATATCGCGGGGAACTTTTAGTAATGAAGCAGGGCTTGGTAGCGCCCCGATTGCACACGCAACCGCCAAAACCGATCATCCGATTCGTCAGGCATTCTGGGGCATGATGGAGGTATTTGTCGATACCATTATCATGTGCTCAGCAACGGCACTGGTAATTATTCTCACGGGTGCATGGTCGTCTGGTGAAACCGGAGCATCGCTTACGATCCATGGTTTTTCATCACTCTTTGGTCTAAAATTTGGATCCGCCCTGGTTGCGTTTTGTATGGTGCTTACGGCTTATGATACAAACATCGCCTGGTGTTTCTATGGAGAGACTTGTGCTGCTTATCTCTTAGGACATGGACGTATTGTCAGATACGCATACCGGTTCTTATGGCTGCCGTTTGTATTGATTGGAGCATTGATGAAGCTCGATGCAGTATGGGGTATAGCCGACATCCTGAATGGATTGATGGCAGTACCAAACCTTATTGCACTGATTGTCCTTGCACCGTTAGTGGTAAAACTTATCCATAATTTTGAACATAACCTTCCCGTTAGCAGGACCTTTCCGTTACAAAAGACTCTCGGCAGAGATTAA
- a CDS encoding efflux RND transporter periplasmic adaptor subunit, producing MKKYIIGIFCLITLVIGYLYFFNSKDTIQYKTEKIDRGNISKYVTATGTVNPVRTVIIGSQVSGLITKLYADFNSEVKAGQIVAQIEPTPFEHRVKNAEATLAIATASLEKSKVNLKNSKRNYRRLKELFEKKIISDTDFDAARATYEANLADVKLAEAQVLQAKASLGVAKTDLEHTIIISPLDGVVISRDVDVGQTVAASFQTPTLFTIAADLVHMQVNTNVDEADIGMVRVGQDAKFTVDAFPEDVFEGKVIEIRMSPIIFQNVVTYNTIINVNNTELKLLPGMTANTSILVARAENVLRIPNAALRYTPSEVLKGEIDKKTLVERKFAKKTSTHIWILEQGKLRQVAVKLGIGDDHFTQILEGDVKEGQEVVISEIAHSKAPPKGGQRVPWRGGRY from the coding sequence ATGAAAAAGTATATTATCGGCATTTTTTGCCTCATTACTCTGGTAATAGGATATCTGTATTTCTTTAACAGTAAAGACACTATTCAATACAAGACAGAAAAGATTGATAGAGGTAATATTAGCAAGTATGTTACTGCAACCGGAACCGTAAATCCTGTAAGAACGGTAATAATTGGCAGCCAGGTTTCAGGCCTTATAACCAAACTGTATGCCGATTTTAATTCTGAGGTGAAAGCAGGGCAGATTGTTGCACAGATCGAACCAACCCCTTTTGAGCACCGGGTGAAAAATGCGGAAGCGACCCTTGCCATTGCTACAGCTAGTCTTGAGAAGTCGAAGGTGAATTTGAAAAATAGCAAGAGAAATTACCGTCGCTTAAAAGAGCTGTTCGAAAAAAAGATAATTTCAGACACTGATTTTGATGCAGCGCGGGCAACCTATGAAGCGAATTTAGCTGATGTGAAATTAGCAGAAGCACAGGTATTGCAAGCAAAAGCTTCGCTGGGAGTTGCAAAAACGGATTTAGAACATACCATAATCATTTCACCATTAGATGGTGTCGTGATATCGAGGGATGTTGATGTAGGGCAGACCGTAGCTGCAAGCTTTCAGACTCCCACATTATTTACTATTGCTGCAGATCTGGTGCATATGCAGGTAAATACCAATGTTGATGAGGCTGATATCGGTATGGTCAGGGTAGGGCAGGATGCAAAGTTTACGGTAGATGCTTTTCCTGAGGACGTTTTTGAGGGCAAGGTGATCGAGATCCGTATGTCCCCTATTATCTTCCAAAACGTTGTAACCTATAATACGATAATTAATGTTAATAATACAGAGCTTAAGCTTTTGCCCGGAATGACGGCAAATACTTCCATCCTGGTAGCCAGGGCAGAAAATGTTCTGAGAATTCCTAATGCCGCATTACGGTATACTCCCTCGGAGGTTTTAAAAGGCGAAATAGATAAAAAGACCTTAGTTGAAAGGAAATTTGCCAAGAAAACAAGCACACATATCTGGATCTTAGAACAGGGGAAATTGAGACAAGTAGCTGTAAAGCTGGGAATTGGTGATGACCATTTTACCCAGATTTTAGAAGGTGATGTAAAAGAGGGACAAGAGGTTGTTATTTCGGAGATTGCTCATTCTAAAGCACCCCCAAAAGGCGGGCAAAGGGTTCCCTGGCGCGGCGGCCGTTATTAA
- the recJ gene encoding single-stranded-DNA-specific exonuclease RecJ, with amino-acid sequence MSKRWIFFPLNKVLQIEIASKLKISHLLAQVLINRGILDITSARNFLQPQIAGLGDPSLLHGMEEASIRINKAVSKGEKIVIYGDYDVDGLTATAVMYRCLKLLGAQVRYYIPERLEEGYGLNADAIRRLKEDGADVILTVDCGINACREADIAHAYGIDLIITDHHQPGQEIPNAFAVINPKLESSPGVFRDLSGVGIAFKLAWAIGQYFSPLKKVSPEFKDFLLSAIGLVSLGTIADVVPLVGENRILTKYGLSALQYTEIPGLRALLDIADLSHTNLDVFHVGYRLGPRLNAPGRISNAGIVVEMLTTACKERAIEIANFLEQENKRRQDIQVDIMVSARKKVINEINLDETSAIVLADQAWHPGVIGIIASKIVEEFNRPTVMIAIADDVGHGSARSIPSFHILKALEFCKSKLLSVGGHAQAAGLKIHPQHINEFRDMLNSATSQRLHKTDLVPVLNIDAEITLSMLSKALVTELARLSPYGEGNPAPVFAATNLKIVGQPRRIGTKGQHLSFYVKQEDVAIRAVAFGMGGQIDRLRQNGRTCSLAFAVKINNWMDGDNLELEVKDIKFDNE; translated from the coding sequence ATGAGTAAAAGGTGGATATTTTTTCCCCTCAATAAGGTGTTACAGATAGAGATTGCAAGTAAACTTAAAATATCACATTTGTTGGCACAAGTTCTTATCAATCGCGGGATACTGGATATTACATCGGCGAGAAACTTTCTTCAGCCGCAAATTGCGGGATTAGGAGACCCTTCTCTCCTTCACGGCATGGAAGAGGCATCTATTCGAATTAATAAAGCTGTAAGTAAAGGGGAGAAGATTGTTATCTATGGTGATTACGATGTTGACGGACTAACAGCTACTGCGGTCATGTATCGTTGCCTGAAACTATTAGGAGCGCAGGTACGTTATTATATCCCTGAAAGACTGGAAGAGGGGTATGGTCTCAATGCAGATGCCATTAGAAGATTAAAAGAGGATGGAGCTGATGTTATTCTGACCGTAGATTGTGGTATCAATGCCTGCCGTGAGGCAGATATCGCACATGCGTATGGTATTGATCTGATTATTACTGATCACCATCAACCTGGCCAGGAAATACCTAATGCTTTTGCGGTGATCAATCCGAAATTGGAGTCATCTCCGGGCGTCTTCAGAGATCTTTCCGGAGTTGGCATTGCTTTTAAGCTTGCATGGGCTATCGGGCAATATTTTTCTCCTCTCAAGAAGGTATCTCCGGAATTCAAAGATTTTCTCCTTAGCGCAATAGGGTTAGTATCATTGGGTACGATTGCTGATGTAGTACCGCTGGTGGGTGAAAACCGTATCCTGACAAAATACGGACTTAGCGCATTGCAATATACTGAAATTCCGGGTCTGCGGGCACTTCTCGATATCGCAGACCTTTCCCATACCAACCTTGATGTCTTTCATGTGGGATATCGGTTGGGTCCCCGCCTGAACGCCCCGGGTCGTATAAGTAATGCCGGTATTGTGGTGGAGATGTTAACTACGGCGTGTAAAGAAAGGGCCATAGAGATTGCCAATTTTCTGGAACAGGAGAATAAGAGACGGCAAGACATCCAGGTTGATATCATGGTATCGGCAAGAAAGAAGGTTATTAATGAAATAAACCTGGATGAAACGAGCGCTATCGTATTGGCAGACCAGGCCTGGCATCCTGGAGTTATAGGAATTATTGCCTCGAAAATTGTGGAAGAGTTTAACCGTCCCACGGTAATGATTGCTATTGCTGATGATGTGGGTCATGGCTCTGCACGTTCCATTCCATCATTCCACATACTGAAAGCCCTGGAGTTTTGTAAGAGTAAGTTGCTTTCGGTAGGGGGTCATGCACAGGCTGCCGGATTAAAGATACATCCTCAACACATCAATGAATTTCGTGATATGCTCAACAGCGCGACATCTCAAAGGCTTCACAAGACAGATCTGGTACCCGTCTTGAATATTGATGCAGAAATTACCCTTTCGATGCTATCGAAGGCATTAGTGACAGAACTTGCACGTCTGTCCCCCTACGGCGAAGGGAACCCTGCCCCTGTGTTTGCTGCCACAAATTTAAAAATTGTCGGTCAGCCACGTCGTATTGGCACAAAGGGGCAACACCTGAGCTTTTATGTGAAACAGGAAGATGTTGCTATCAGGGCTGTAGCTTTTGGGATGGGCGGACAAATAGACAGACTGAGACAAAACGGGAGGACATGTTCTCTTGCCTTCGCCGTAAAAATAAATAATTGGATGGATGGTGATAACCTTGAACTGGAGGTTAAAGATATAAAATTTGATAATGAATAA
- a CDS encoding ABC transporter ATP-binding protein/permease: MIRNSLFRECAKLLSFAKPYWRIMILAIISMILYTSANGIQISLIKPILDKLLHGEAQEMTDLPKIDIDQPVQDQKSSSPARQFKEQVFNKFTFIERAQKRATGSFTSIGIVMAILAPIIFLSSYFQQYFRNLIMWAVIVDIRNKVCDHLLPQPLSFFENRKSGDLLSRLTNDMAVTQSGLTILFDEILLQPMKLICGLVLAFYFSWKLSLFTLIVFPIVFFPVLIMGKKIKKHGKGSLRHLSDLTDALREMFAGIRIVKAFKMEDEESREIHTISERFYKKRLKMVKAKALNTSTSEFVYTLGLAALIAFGGYVVISKKITPGELAGFITATGFMVITSVKKLAKGYASLQESLSGVSRVFELLTIEPDIKDHPEAVHLDRIEEGISFKNVSFSYDGSKEFKLKDICLTIYKGEVIAIVGESGAGKTSLINLIPRFYDPVEGSIEIDGIDIRQIKRESLLSHIAIVAQQTFLFNRSFYENILYGKRDASIADVHAAAQAAHIHDFIMGLPKGYDTVVGELGVKLSGGQRQRIAIARAILKNAPILLLDEATSSLDYTSEKLVQDALNNLITGRTTIIIAHRLSTVQHCNRIVVMKHGRIIEVGNHESLMSEEGEYKRVYQLHFNTISL, encoded by the coding sequence ATGATAAGGAATTCGCTTTTCCGTGAGTGTGCCAAGTTATTATCTTTTGCAAAACCCTATTGGAGAATTATGATATTGGCCATTATCAGTATGATACTATATACATCGGCAAATGGCATTCAGATATCACTGATCAAACCTATCCTGGACAAATTGCTTCATGGGGAAGCACAAGAAATGACTGACTTGCCAAAGATAGATATAGATCAACCGGTACAGGACCAGAAAAGTTCTTCTCCTGCCAGGCAGTTTAAAGAACAGGTCTTCAATAAATTTACCTTTATCGAAAGAGCGCAGAAACGTGCAACAGGTTCATTTACCAGTATCGGCATAGTAATGGCAATCCTCGCTCCCATTATTTTCCTGTCATCTTATTTTCAGCAATATTTCAGAAACCTTATCATGTGGGCTGTGATTGTGGATATTCGAAATAAGGTATGTGACCATCTGCTGCCTCAACCCCTCAGTTTTTTTGAAAACAGAAAGAGTGGTGATTTGCTGTCGAGATTAACAAATGATATGGCCGTTACACAATCCGGACTCACCATTCTTTTTGATGAAATATTGCTTCAGCCCATGAAACTGATATGTGGATTGGTCTTAGCATTTTATTTTAGTTGGAAGCTGTCGTTATTCACCCTGATTGTTTTTCCCATCGTATTCTTCCCGGTACTGATCATGGGCAAGAAGATTAAAAAACACGGCAAAGGGAGCCTCCGGCATCTCTCCGATCTTACGGATGCCTTACGTGAAATGTTTGCAGGTATTCGGATTGTAAAGGCATTCAAAATGGAAGATGAAGAGAGCCGGGAGATACACACGATCAGTGAACGCTTCTACAAAAAAAGGTTAAAAATGGTTAAGGCAAAGGCACTCAATACCAGCACCAGTGAGTTCGTCTATACCTTAGGGCTTGCTGCTTTAATTGCTTTTGGCGGTTATGTAGTCATATCAAAAAAAATCACCCCTGGAGAACTTGCAGGGTTTATTACTGCTACCGGTTTTATGGTAATTACTTCAGTAAAGAAATTGGCAAAGGGTTACGCAAGCCTGCAGGAATCGCTTTCCGGTGTAAGCAGGGTCTTTGAGCTATTGACAATAGAGCCAGATATAAAAGACCATCCTGAAGCTGTGCATCTCGATAGAATAGAAGAAGGCATCTCCTTTAAGAATGTAAGCTTTTCATATGATGGCAGTAAAGAATTTAAATTGAAAGATATATGCCTTACGATTTATAAAGGGGAGGTTATTGCCATTGTAGGTGAAAGCGGGGCAGGTAAGACCAGTCTTATAAATTTAATACCGCGTTTCTATGATCCTGTCGAAGGTAGTATCGAAATTGATGGAATAGATATACGGCAGATCAAACGAGAGTCGCTTCTTTCTCATATTGCGATTGTAGCCCAGCAGACCTTTCTTTTTAATCGTAGTTTTTATGAGAATATTCTCTATGGAAAAAGGGATGCCTCGATAGCTGACGTTCATGCTGCGGCACAAGCTGCCCACATTCACGACTTCATTATGGGACTTCCCAAAGGTTATGATACGGTGGTAGGTGAATTGGGAGTGAAATTATCAGGAGGACAACGCCAGCGAATTGCCATTGCCCGCGCCATACTAAAAAATGCTCCTATTTTACTCCTGGATGAAGCAACTTCATCCCTGGATTATACATCTGAGAAGCTGGTACAGGATGCATTAAACAATCTGATTACCGGCAGAACAACCATTATTATTGCCCACCGCCTCTCCACGGTACAACATTGTAACAGAATCGTTGTAATGAAACATGGACGTATCATAGAAGTAGGCAATCATGAGTCCCTCATGTCGGAAGAAGGGGAATATAAACGTGTCTATCAGCTACATTTTAATACAATCTCTCTATGA
- the rfbD gene encoding dTDP-4-dehydrorhamnose reductase, which produces MKILVIGSDGMLGRYLVNYLSNLSHSKSISEVMGVNHKQMDITHDSDTSRLIAQIKPNTIINCAAFTNVDACETQISEAFAVNATGVKNIALAAKHAEAKVIQVSTDYVFDGTKNEPYIETDQTNPISVYGKSKLAGELAIQEILDNYIIIRTAWLFGPWRRNFVTTMLDLGKKNRSVSVVTDQYGSPTYTANLSHAIGTIISLDLRGLYHITNSGTCSRYEWAKRIFELTDSSVSVLPVKTADYKRAAMVPQNSSLNCTKYAQDSGQTMKPWQEALKEYLDKNL; this is translated from the coding sequence ATGAAAATACTTGTTATTGGCTCTGACGGCATGCTGGGTAGATATCTTGTTAACTATTTGTCCAATCTCTCTCATTCCAAAAGTATTTCTGAAGTAATGGGTGTAAACCATAAGCAGATGGATATTACTCATGATTCAGATACCTCCAGACTCATCGCTCAAATCAAGCCAAATACTATTATCAATTGTGCAGCATTTACAAATGTAGATGCATGTGAAACACAGATTTCTGAGGCCTTTGCCGTTAACGCTACTGGAGTAAAAAATATAGCATTGGCCGCAAAACATGCAGAGGCAAAGGTTATCCAGGTAAGTACTGATTATGTATTTGATGGCACGAAAAATGAGCCTTATATCGAAACGGATCAAACAAATCCCATATCGGTTTATGGTAAATCGAAACTAGCAGGAGAGTTGGCTATACAGGAGATATTGGATAATTACATTATTATCAGAACAGCATGGCTCTTTGGTCCGTGGAGAAGAAATTTCGTAACTACCATGCTCGATCTTGGAAAAAAGAACCGCTCGGTGTCCGTTGTAACTGATCAGTATGGAAGCCCTACGTATACAGCAAACTTATCGCATGCAATAGGAACAATTATTTCGCTGGACCTTCGGGGCCTCTATCATATAACAAATTCAGGGACTTGTTCACGGTATGAATGGGCAAAGAGGATCTTCGAATTAACCGATAGCTCTGTATCGGTACTTCCGGTGAAAACTGCTGATTACAAACGTGCCGCAATGGTTCCTCAAAATTCTTCTCTCAACTGCACTAAATATGCC